A genome region from Hymenobacter tibetensis includes the following:
- a CDS encoding gliding motility-associated C-terminal domain-containing protein has translation MVSTLTPQGNSNTGYDYGSSLAMEGDNLVVGAHDQFNIGQAAAHFYRRTPSGAWVFTQLEVYPNRSKAGISVGLHGDYAAVSADANGGVRIYRRTATTWQLTQTIYKPDNTTGRFGFAIALNGGVLLVGDQLDSRPPVGAGTVYRYALRDGVWRFNRRYRAPQPQTYGYLSTWVALDRNTNNFILGAPGHNSLGLVEAGQAFVQWSPAIVAAGPFCDTTPAVQLQATAAGGTWSGPGVTNGTSGLFTPSLAGAGTHPVTYTLTAGGCTFLDTVLITVNPQLRITRPSLPTLTCARDTTITLSASIAGGTWSGTGITNPQTGTFQSAIAGAGRHVITYTIPGTNPCGNQDTISIIIRPAIARILSAPPRLTCGRDSTLALTASPRGGTWQGRGIISSAMGTFSSTAAGPGQHVLTYTLAGSGSCSSQDTISIVVAPLSVRIQSPATTLCRADTVLRLAATPAGGLWRGIGITNDQQGIFTAATAGPGRHVLRYELGSGACRVVDSVTVTISPVPMPVLSPNSPLVLRCGQSSEMLSIATARPAGASYNWEYATSATGSWQRLTNSNGQPTYAATQAGYYRVQLVQGSCRATSAATEVRVEPIQAVFVPNIFTPNADGFNDLFKLDLQHPRTFQLRIFNRWGREVFSTNQYGDFWTGADAAAGVYYYLWRYSTDCDHVEHVVKGNITLAR, from the coding sequence TTGGTTTCTACCCTTACTCCGCAAGGCAACAGCAATACTGGATACGACTATGGCAGTAGCTTGGCCATGGAAGGCGATAATTTAGTTGTTGGCGCACACGACCAATTCAACATAGGGCAGGCTGCCGCTCACTTCTACCGACGCACGCCATCGGGTGCGTGGGTATTCACGCAACTTGAGGTCTATCCTAATCGGAGTAAAGCAGGTATCAGTGTGGGGCTCCATGGCGATTACGCTGCCGTAAGCGCCGATGCCAACGGCGGCGTTCGTATCTATCGCCGTACGGCTACCACTTGGCAACTCACCCAAACCATTTACAAGCCCGACAACACCACTGGCCGTTTTGGCTTTGCCATCGCTTTGAATGGGGGCGTACTACTAGTGGGAGACCAACTGGATTCACGGCCGCCGGTTGGCGCTGGCACGGTATATAGGTATGCACTACGCGATGGAGTTTGGCGCTTCAACCGCCGCTACCGGGCTCCTCAACCGCAAACTTACGGCTATCTCAGTACGTGGGTAGCCTTAGACCGTAACACCAACAACTTCATTTTAGGTGCTCCGGGGCACAATTCCCTAGGATTGGTTGAAGCAGGCCAAGCCTTTGTGCAGTGGAGTCCTGCCATCGTCGCAGCCGGTCCCTTCTGTGACACTACGCCCGCTGTGCAACTCCAGGCTACCGCCGCCGGCGGCACCTGGTCCGGGCCTGGCGTTACTAACGGAACGTCTGGACTTTTCACCCCGTCCTTAGCCGGCGCTGGTACGCATCCGGTTACCTATACGCTGACTGCGGGAGGTTGTACCTTCCTCGACACAGTATTAATTACTGTCAATCCCCAATTGCGTATTACTCGCCCCAGCCTGCCCACGCTTACCTGTGCTCGCGATACCACCATCACTTTGTCCGCGAGTATAGCGGGTGGCACATGGTCTGGAACAGGTATCACGAACCCACAGACTGGCACCTTTCAGTCAGCAATAGCTGGGGCGGGCCGCCACGTCATTACTTATACTATCCCTGGCACTAACCCATGCGGCAATCAAGATACGATAAGTATCATCATTCGCCCTGCGATAGCACGTATCTTGTCTGCGCCGCCCCGCCTGACTTGCGGCCGCGACAGTACCTTAGCCCTTACGGCCTCTCCACGCGGCGGCACATGGCAGGGCCGTGGTATCATCAGCAGCGCGATGGGCACCTTCAGTTCAACTGCTGCTGGCCCGGGGCAACATGTATTAACTTACACGTTAGCAGGAAGTGGCTCGTGCAGCAGCCAAGATACGATCAGTATTGTAGTGGCCCCCCTCTCAGTGCGCATCCAATCGCCGGCGACTACTCTATGCCGCGCCGATACTGTCCTGCGGTTGGCAGCTACACCTGCCGGCGGGCTGTGGCGAGGAATTGGCATCACCAATGATCAGCAGGGTATTTTCACGGCAGCCACAGCGGGGCCGGGCCGGCATGTGTTGCGCTACGAATTGGGCAGCGGCGCATGTCGCGTTGTAGATTCTGTGACCGTAACCATAAGCCCAGTGCCCATGCCAGTACTCAGCCCAAATAGTCCCCTTGTTTTACGTTGTGGTCAGTCTTCCGAAATGTTGAGTATTGCCACTGCTAGGCCTGCTGGTGCCTCGTACAATTGGGAGTATGCCACCTCCGCAACCGGTTCTTGGCAAAGGCTGACTAATAGCAATGGGCAACCCACGTATGCCGCTACCCAGGCAGGGTATTATCGGGTACAGCTAGTGCAAGGTAGTTGCCGCGCTACCTCAGCGGCTACCGAAGTGCGTGTCGAGCCTATTCAGGCCGTATTCGTACCTAACATTTTTACTCCAAACGCAGACGGCTTCAACGACCTCTTCAAACTGGATCTGCAGCATCCGCGCACCTTCCAATTACGCATATTCAACCGCTGGGGCCGCGAAGTTTTTAGTACCAACCAGTATGGTGACTTCTGGACAGGTGCTGATGCAGCAGCAGGAGTATATTATTACCTATGGCGCTACTCTACTGACTGCGACCATGTTGAACATGTGGTCAAGGGAAACATTACTCTAGCTCGCTAG
- a CDS encoding site-specific integrase, with product MIAISFLLKEPNASKPTPIFAFVAFYGQRVKVATGLKIEPRQWLKGQQEALTRGFKQNGAINDRLELIKEQLTNCYATCVSAGNLPTAEQLRASIALVETTEEPTASRTFWNGFAEWIALTRAAGQVRTAQTYSTAARHLREFSEASGTAVDFDLITPVWGDKYTAYLLHSARQTDNTIHKNVTRLKRFMKWAAERGYHQNVGYTRLTWKRQDPDIMTLTAEEVQALEALQLPEGGYLDNARSLFLLSCYTGLRYSDLVSIRLEHLRGSTLRLTTQKTKETVYIPLQARALPIVQRILAGGVRAVSNQKLNDYIKELGQQAGITEPIEVIQYRGGKRESQTMPKWEKLACHSGRRTFVTLSLERGLRPELVMKITGHRDWKSFKRYVNITETAIEREFAKAYEMP from the coding sequence ATGATAGCCATCTCCTTTTTGCTCAAAGAACCGAACGCGTCTAAGCCCACGCCCATTTTCGCATTCGTTGCTTTCTATGGCCAGCGTGTGAAGGTAGCAACTGGATTGAAGATTGAACCACGACAGTGGTTAAAAGGACAGCAGGAAGCGCTTACGCGCGGCTTTAAACAGAACGGGGCCATTAATGACCGGTTGGAGCTGATCAAAGAGCAGTTGACGAACTGCTACGCTACGTGTGTTAGCGCAGGCAACCTTCCCACCGCCGAGCAGCTACGTGCGTCTATTGCGCTGGTAGAAACTACAGAAGAGCCGACGGCATCGCGTACGTTTTGGAATGGGTTTGCCGAGTGGATTGCGCTGACGCGGGCCGCCGGGCAAGTACGAACCGCCCAGACGTACTCGACAGCTGCCCGGCACCTACGCGAGTTCTCGGAGGCAAGTGGTACGGCCGTTGACTTTGATCTGATTACGCCGGTGTGGGGGGACAAATACACGGCCTACCTACTGCATAGTGCTCGGCAGACCGACAACACGATTCACAAGAACGTCACCCGGCTCAAGCGCTTCATGAAGTGGGCCGCTGAGCGGGGCTACCACCAGAACGTCGGCTATACTCGCCTCACTTGGAAGCGGCAGGACCCGGATATCATGACGCTCACCGCCGAAGAGGTGCAGGCGTTGGAAGCGTTGCAATTACCCGAAGGAGGATACCTGGACAATGCCCGCTCGCTGTTTCTGCTGAGCTGCTACACCGGCCTGCGCTACTCCGACCTAGTGAGTATTCGACTCGAGCATCTACGGGGCTCTACGTTGCGGCTGACCACCCAGAAAACCAAGGAGACAGTATACATCCCGCTGCAGGCCCGCGCGCTGCCTATTGTGCAGCGTATCCTGGCTGGCGGCGTGAGAGCGGTTTCCAATCAGAAGCTGAACGACTATATAAAGGAACTGGGCCAGCAGGCAGGAATAACGGAGCCGATCGAAGTCATCCAATACCGCGGCGGTAAGCGCGAGAGCCAGACCATGCCCAAGTGGGAGAAACTAGCGTGTCATTCCGGCCGGCGCACGTTCGTTACCCTGAGTCTGGAGCGGGGCTTACGGCCGGAGCTCGTGATGAAGATTACCGGCCACCGGGACTGGAAGTCCTTTAAGCGCTACGTCAACATCACCGAGACGGCCATTGAGCGGGAGTTCGCCAAGGCGTATGAGATGCCTTGA
- a CDS encoding response regulator transcription factor translates to MIRVLLTDDHTILRDGIRALLSMQPDLEVVGEAGNGQELLDLLATTSADVVLMDINMPVMDGFATMEHLREQYPDVRVLVLSMLNHENYVHRMIEAGATGYVLKNADIAEITYGIRTVAAGRPFLCTEIGLEMLYKIVRTTTLPTDTTRTRSGELSKRELEVLRLISEGMTNAEIADKLFTSKRTIETHRQNIIEKTQAKNTAALIKYAVSNGLLSE, encoded by the coding sequence ATGATCAGAGTACTATTAACCGATGACCACACCATTCTGCGCGACGGTATACGGGCCCTGCTAAGCATGCAGCCCGATCTGGAAGTGGTAGGAGAAGCTGGCAACGGGCAGGAATTGCTGGACTTGCTGGCCACTACCTCCGCCGATGTGGTACTGATGGACATCAACATGCCGGTAATGGATGGCTTTGCTACCATGGAGCATCTGCGTGAACAGTATCCCGATGTACGGGTGCTAGTTCTGTCTATGCTCAACCACGAAAACTACGTGCACCGCATGATAGAAGCCGGCGCCACTGGCTACGTGCTCAAGAATGCCGACATCGCCGAAATAACCTACGGTATTCGGACCGTAGCCGCCGGCCGGCCCTTCCTGTGCACCGAGATAGGGCTGGAGATGCTCTACAAAATAGTGCGCACCACCACGCTCCCTACCGATACCACCCGCACCAGATCCGGCGAATTGTCGAAGCGGGAGCTAGAGGTATTGCGGCTGATATCAGAGGGCATGACCAACGCTGAAATTGCGGACAAGCTATTCACCAGCAAACGCACCATCGAAACGCATCGCCAGAACATCATCGAGAAGACGCAAGCTAAAAACACGGCTGCGCTAATCAAGTACGCTGTTTCCAATGGCTTGCTCAGCGAGTAA
- a CDS encoding STAS domain-containing protein, whose protein sequence is MMNVYREILPDSYLLILTDSEQTLEPEPLQRALQRASGSGKANVWIDCSELHHPSTAIIQLLGEFYLRLRHQHIQLVLCHLEEVVQQEVLQLPAASQPVIVATLLDASLYCRNLRTKQRSAA, encoded by the coding sequence ATGATGAACGTGTACCGTGAGATCCTGCCAGATAGCTATCTGTTGATTTTGACTGATAGTGAGCAGACGCTTGAGCCAGAGCCGCTACAGCGGGCTTTGCAACGAGCGAGTGGCAGCGGCAAAGCCAATGTTTGGATCGACTGCAGTGAGTTGCACCATCCATCAACCGCCATCATTCAGCTGCTAGGCGAATTTTACCTTCGGTTGCGTCATCAACACATTCAATTGGTGCTGTGCCATTTAGAAGAAGTAGTTCAGCAGGAGGTATTGCAGCTACCAGCTGCTTCGCAGCCCGTCATTGTAGCCACACTGCTTGATGCTTCGTTGTATTGCCGCAATCTGCGCACCAAACAACGGTCGGCGGCTTAG
- a CDS encoding DUF1345 domain-containing protein, with protein MSSSATPPALPLLHRLGLLPTWVRLAIGLIPAVAVLGIAPASWHLVTRVIAAWDAFSLTALGVAWAVISGAEVSHIRRIVAREDPGRRLSFALVLLMASSSLLAVLYLLLSVHVTSAVMRYLHVGLAIADVVVSWLLVHTVFTLRYAHLYYYVGTGRAEGGLEFPGGEAEPDYLDFAYFAFVIGMTAQTADVSISGQQLRRLALLHGMLAFGFNTVVVALAISGLAGIL; from the coding sequence ATGTCCTCTTCGGCTACTCCGCCTGCCTTACCGCTACTGCACCGCCTTGGCTTGCTGCCTACCTGGGTGCGCCTCGCCATTGGGCTTATTCCGGCCGTAGCAGTCTTGGGAATTGCTCCCGCTTCCTGGCACCTTGTTACGCGGGTAATAGCGGCCTGGGATGCTTTTTCGCTCACGGCATTGGGGGTGGCGTGGGCTGTTATTTCGGGAGCCGAAGTCAGCCACATCCGGCGTATAGTGGCCCGGGAAGACCCAGGCCGGCGCCTGTCGTTTGCGTTGGTGCTGCTAATGGCCAGCAGCAGCTTACTGGCCGTGCTGTACTTGTTGTTGTCGGTGCACGTCACTTCCGCAGTTATGCGCTACCTGCACGTAGGCTTGGCTATAGCAGATGTTGTTGTAAGCTGGCTACTAGTCCACACGGTGTTCACGCTCCGTTATGCGCACCTCTACTACTACGTGGGCACTGGCCGCGCCGAAGGAGGCTTGGAGTTTCCAGGCGGTGAAGCCGAGCCCGACTACCTCGACTTCGCCTACTTTGCTTTTGTGATTGGCATGACGGCCCAAACCGCCGACGTCAGCATTTCCGGCCAACAGCTACGGCGTTTGGCGCTGTTGCATGGCATGTTGGCTTTCGGCTTCAACACCGTAGTAGTGGCGCTTGCCATCAGTGGCCTCGCAGGAATACTCTAG
- a CDS encoding nicotinate phosphoribosyltransferase — protein sequence MNPAPLSGLYAPSLSLVTDLYQLTMAYGYWQQGMQDREAVFHLYFRKAPFQGGYAVAAGLALAVDWMENFHFSEDDLGYLGSLQGSKGTPMFPAAFLQFLRELKFTCSVEAVAEGTVVFGNEPLIRVQGPLLQAQLLETALLTLVNFQTLIATKAARIREAAGPTDQVLEFGLRRAQGFDGGLGASRAAYLGGVDATSNVLAGQRYGIPVKGTHAHSWVMAFEDEPTAFAAYAKAFPDDSVFLVDTYDTLEGVRHAISVARQMRADGHELGGIRLDSGDLAYLSREARALLDEAGFPKTRIVASNDLEENLITSLKLQGARIDTWGVGTQLVTAFNQAALGGVYKLAALRNADNSAWDFTLKLSEQLAKTSIPGILQVRRYLNDKGHPRADMLYNTTEPLPEQLTIIDPLDPTRRRPIRSTNFRELLEPVFRQGRRILDLPTLAESRAHAQREVQSLDPSIRRFLNPHTYPVGLEENLNTFRTNLILEKRPQRPA from the coding sequence ATGAATCCTGCACCTCTTTCGGGCCTCTATGCGCCCTCCCTTAGCCTCGTCACCGACCTCTACCAGCTCACCATGGCCTACGGCTATTGGCAGCAAGGCATGCAAGACCGGGAGGCTGTGTTCCACCTCTACTTCCGGAAAGCGCCGTTTCAGGGTGGCTATGCCGTAGCAGCTGGCCTTGCGCTGGCCGTGGATTGGATGGAGAACTTCCACTTTTCAGAAGACGACCTTGGTTACCTTGGTAGCTTGCAAGGCAGCAAAGGCACGCCTATGTTTCCGGCGGCCTTTCTGCAATTCTTGCGCGAATTGAAGTTTACGTGCAGCGTAGAAGCCGTTGCTGAAGGCACTGTGGTATTTGGCAACGAGCCACTCATCCGGGTGCAGGGTCCGCTGTTGCAGGCGCAACTGCTGGAAACGGCGTTGCTTACGCTCGTCAACTTTCAAACCCTGATTGCCACTAAAGCCGCCCGCATCCGCGAGGCTGCTGGCCCCACCGATCAGGTACTGGAATTTGGATTGCGCCGCGCTCAAGGGTTCGACGGCGGCTTGGGAGCTAGCCGCGCGGCGTACCTGGGCGGGGTTGATGCTACGTCCAACGTGCTGGCGGGCCAGCGCTATGGCATTCCGGTGAAAGGCACCCACGCGCACAGCTGGGTCATGGCCTTCGAAGATGAGCCGACGGCCTTTGCCGCTTACGCCAAGGCTTTCCCCGACGACTCTGTATTCCTAGTAGATACTTACGACACGCTGGAAGGGGTGCGCCACGCCATCAGTGTAGCCCGCCAGATGCGCGCCGACGGCCACGAGCTAGGCGGTATTCGCCTCGATTCCGGCGACTTGGCCTACCTTAGCCGCGAAGCCCGCGCCCTCCTCGATGAAGCCGGCTTCCCCAAGACCCGTATTGTAGCCAGCAACGACCTCGAAGAAAACCTCATTACCAGCCTCAAGCTGCAAGGCGCCCGCATCGACACGTGGGGCGTTGGCACGCAGCTAGTTACGGCCTTCAACCAAGCCGCGCTTGGGGGAGTGTACAAGCTGGCGGCGCTACGCAACGCCGACAACTCGGCTTGGGACTTCACCCTGAAGCTTTCCGAGCAACTTGCCAAAACCAGCATCCCCGGCATCTTGCAAGTGCGCCGCTACCTCAATGACAAGGGCCACCCCCGCGCCGACATGCTCTACAACACCACGGAGCCCCTACCCGAGCAACTCACCATCATCGACCCGCTGGACCCCACGCGCCGCCGGCCTATCCGCTCCACCAATTTCCGGGAACTGCTAGAACCGGTGTTCCGCCAGGGCCGTCGCATACTCGACCTGCCTACCCTAGCCGAAAGCCGTGCCCACGCCCAACGCGAAGTGCAAAGCCTCGACCCCAGCATCCGCCGGTTCCTGAATCCGCATACCTACCCCGTAGGCCTTGAGGAAAACCTCAACACTTTCCGCACCAACCTGATTCTGGAAAAGCGCCCACAACGCCCAGCGTAA
- a CDS encoding DUF4240 domain-containing protein: MDKREFWQFIDAAKEVSKGDQTRQEQALINSLAQHEPQHIVEFECILREYLIEADDFNIMAAQKILNGYVTDDSYLYFRCWLVGQGETVFMNALSNPDTLVTVVQAPYQDFEELLYVATMAYEKRTGTKEEDDEDTFPRGIAYARGLDYDSGSVTKGEDWTENQLPKLLPKLWKKFGVA, from the coding sequence GTGGATAAAAGAGAATTCTGGCAGTTCATAGATGCTGCTAAAGAAGTATCTAAAGGTGACCAAACGCGGCAAGAGCAGGCCTTAATCAATAGCTTAGCTCAACATGAGCCCCAACACATAGTCGAATTCGAGTGCATACTGCGTGAGTACCTAATTGAGGCCGATGATTTCAACATCATGGCTGCTCAGAAAATTCTCAATGGGTACGTAACCGATGACTCCTACCTGTATTTCCGGTGCTGGCTAGTTGGCCAGGGGGAAACGGTATTCATGAATGCGCTAAGCAACCCCGATACTCTGGTGACTGTCGTGCAAGCTCCTTATCAGGATTTCGAAGAACTGCTCTACGTAGCTACTATGGCGTACGAGAAGCGTACTGGTACGAAAGAAGAAGACGATGAGGATACATTTCCGCGGGGTATAGCTTATGCCCGCGGACTAGATTACGATTCTGGTTCCGTCACGAAGGGCGAGGACTGGACGGAAAACCAACTACCCAAACTACTGCCGAAATTGTGGAAGAAGTTTGGCGTGGCCTAA
- a CDS encoding heavy-metal-associated domain-containing protein — translation MQTLQFKTSINCANCLRAVTPFLDAEASVKKWNVDTNNPDKVLTVEGENVIPELVMKAVAQAGFDIEPVAK, via the coding sequence ATGCAAACCCTACAATTCAAAACCAGCATCAACTGCGCCAACTGCCTACGCGCCGTCACGCCTTTCCTCGACGCCGAAGCCAGCGTGAAGAAATGGAATGTGGATACCAACAACCCCGATAAAGTCTTGACCGTGGAAGGTGAAAACGTTATTCCTGAACTCGTGATGAAAGCCGTTGCGCAAGCCGGCTTCGACATAGAACCCGTAGCGAAATAA
- a CDS encoding DUF4468 domain-containing protein, whose product MKAYLFFLLMLLGSAASAQEAPFNFSPLPLNTTTNRAVYTAVMPVADTTKDQLFTRAKQWVSRVAPHYKASVSHIDPETGALHLRGSIKKGQESFGFRLAVAVEDGSYTYQLDNITHTQPQNAREGKYSSPDPRTTPIEALVYTRPRKSRDKKLLQVDTHLRAVLSSLDVAMQGKPTSLTTQL is encoded by the coding sequence ATGAAAGCGTATCTATTTTTCTTGCTGATGCTGCTAGGCAGCGCGGCAAGTGCCCAGGAAGCACCGTTCAACTTTTCGCCGCTTCCCTTAAATACAACAACGAATAGAGCCGTCTACACAGCCGTAATGCCCGTAGCGGACACAACCAAAGATCAATTATTTACGCGGGCCAAGCAGTGGGTTTCCCGAGTGGCACCCCATTACAAAGCTTCGGTTAGCCACATAGATCCGGAAACCGGCGCGCTGCATCTGCGGGGTAGCATCAAGAAAGGCCAAGAGTCGTTTGGGTTCCGGCTGGCGGTAGCAGTTGAGGATGGAAGCTATACGTACCAGCTCGACAACATCACGCACACCCAACCGCAAAACGCCCGCGAAGGCAAATACAGCTCACCCGATCCTCGGACCACTCCAATTGAGGCACTTGTGTATACCAGGCCTCGCAAGAGCCGAGACAAAAAGCTTTTGCAAGTTGATACGCATCTGCGAGCCGTACTTAGCAGCCTCGACGTAGCCATGCAAGGCAAGCCTACTAGCCTGACCACACAGCTGTAA
- a CDS encoding ammonium transporter: MEKSLPSKFNYGTLAFIVLFVLGCIAAFVKVEHPAAAPDTINGADVAWMLTASAFVLLMTPGLSFFYGGMVRPKNLISTMLQSFVALGVISLVWYFVGFSLAYGDSFSGIIGDPRTFLLLKDVGTATHPTLSPTIPLILFFAFQLKFAIITPALITGSFAERVRFKGYLAFIILFCLFIYCPLAHWTWHPEGFLRKWGVLDFAGGTVVHISAGVAALVGALVLGPRKTHRGQSFSTPNVPFVLLGTGLLWFGWFGFNAGSALGANEMASLSFVNTNLASAAALVAWMLIEVARGGKPTAMGACIGAVVGLVAITPAAGYVDYGQSILIGVVASSISFMGVHWKNNRTSIDDTLDVFPCHGLGGIVGMLLTGVFAAKVGLVNGTATVFNYHLLGLAIVVGYTAVVSWVLLKLTDALFGLRVKEADEELGLDLSQHEESTYHVDEEFEKTYRKELV, from the coding sequence ATGGAAAAGTCATTACCATCTAAATTCAATTACGGGACGCTGGCGTTTATCGTCTTATTCGTTCTGGGGTGCATAGCGGCGTTTGTGAAAGTGGAACACCCGGCCGCAGCGCCCGACACCATCAACGGCGCCGACGTGGCTTGGATGCTGACGGCGTCGGCCTTCGTGCTGCTCATGACACCGGGCTTATCGTTTTTCTACGGCGGTATGGTGCGGCCCAAGAACCTGATTTCCACCATGCTGCAAAGCTTCGTAGCACTGGGTGTGATTTCCTTGGTGTGGTATTTTGTGGGCTTCTCGCTGGCCTACGGCGACTCGTTTAGCGGCATCATCGGCGACCCGCGCACGTTCCTGCTACTCAAAGACGTAGGCACGGCTACGCACCCCACGTTGTCGCCAACTATCCCGCTGATTCTGTTCTTCGCCTTCCAGCTCAAGTTTGCCATCATCACGCCGGCCCTCATCACCGGTTCGTTTGCCGAGCGGGTGCGGTTCAAGGGGTATCTGGCGTTCATCATCCTGTTCTGCTTGTTCATCTACTGCCCGCTGGCGCACTGGACATGGCACCCCGAGGGTTTCCTGCGCAAGTGGGGCGTGCTCGACTTTGCGGGTGGTACGGTAGTGCACATTTCGGCGGGAGTAGCCGCATTGGTTGGGGCGTTGGTGCTTGGTCCGCGCAAAACGCACCGCGGGCAGTCTTTCTCTACGCCCAACGTGCCGTTTGTGCTGCTCGGCACTGGCCTGCTGTGGTTTGGCTGGTTTGGTTTCAACGCAGGTTCGGCCCTTGGCGCCAACGAAATGGCTTCGCTTTCTTTTGTGAACACCAACTTGGCCTCGGCGGCGGCATTGGTGGCCTGGATGCTGATTGAAGTGGCCCGCGGCGGCAAGCCCACGGCAATGGGCGCTTGCATTGGGGCCGTAGTGGGCTTGGTAGCCATTACGCCCGCCGCTGGGTATGTGGATTACGGCCAGAGCATCCTGATTGGGGTGGTAGCTTCTAGCATCAGCTTCATGGGGGTGCACTGGAAAAACAACCGCACCAGCATCGACGACACGCTAGACGTGTTTCCGTGCCACGGCCTGGGCGGCATCGTTGGGATGTTGCTGACGGGTGTGTTTGCGGCCAAAGTAGGTCTGGTGAACGGCACGGCAACCGTCTTCAACTATCATCTGCTCGGCCTGGCTATCGTGGTTGGCTATACCGCTGTTGTATCGTGGGTGCTTCTGAAGTTGACTGACGCACTGTTTGGCCTGCGAGTAAAAGAAGCCGACGAAGAACTAGGCCTCGACCTGAGCCAGCACGAGGAATCCACCTACCACGTGGACGAAGAATTCGAGAAAACATACCGCAAGGAATTGGTGTAG
- a CDS encoding outer membrane beta-barrel protein, which produces MLLFTAAFALMAPLTSAPEDSVKTSPDSVKTSPFKISGYADAYYRYNFNNPGEAPYNNLTSFTNSHKSFELGMISVKAEHTIGKVGLVADLGFGRRAEEFSYNDDNTRFAIKQLFITYSPTAKIKLTGGSWATHIGYESVDPYLNRNYSMSYMFSYGPFFHTGIKADFGLGEKTNLMVGVANPTDLKSASSMPKTFIAQLATGTPDDKIKAYFNYQGGAQHDSLRVQQGDLVVTYALSSQLSFSYNGTVQYRQFRGETGWGDYNSWWGSALYVNLDPAPWFGMTLRGEYFGDKKALIGFNGNVFETTLSSNFKIDNLTIIPELRLDNGDVESDLFINKSGSLKQTTVSALLAAVYKF; this is translated from the coding sequence ATGCTGCTTTTTACCGCTGCCTTTGCTTTGATGGCACCGCTTACCTCCGCGCCGGAGGATTCTGTTAAGACCTCGCCAGATTCCGTCAAGACTTCGCCTTTCAAAATATCTGGCTACGCCGACGCGTACTACCGCTACAATTTCAACAACCCCGGTGAGGCGCCCTACAACAACCTGACGAGCTTCACGAATAGCCACAAATCATTCGAGCTAGGCATGATTTCGGTGAAAGCTGAGCACACCATTGGCAAAGTAGGTTTGGTAGCGGATTTGGGCTTTGGGCGCCGGGCCGAAGAGTTTTCTTACAACGACGACAACACGCGCTTTGCCATCAAGCAGCTGTTTATCACCTATTCGCCCACGGCCAAAATCAAGCTAACGGGTGGTAGCTGGGCCACGCATATCGGGTACGAATCGGTTGATCCTTACCTGAATAGGAATTACAGCATGAGCTATATGTTCTCGTATGGTCCCTTCTTCCATACGGGGATAAAGGCCGATTTCGGGCTCGGCGAGAAGACGAATTTGATGGTGGGCGTAGCTAACCCAACCGACCTGAAAAGCGCAAGCAGCATGCCCAAAACCTTTATTGCGCAACTGGCCACCGGCACGCCCGACGACAAGATAAAGGCCTATTTCAACTACCAAGGAGGGGCGCAACACGATTCGCTGCGTGTACAGCAGGGCGACTTAGTGGTGACCTACGCCCTGTCTAGCCAGCTCAGCTTCTCCTACAACGGCACCGTGCAGTACCGGCAGTTCCGCGGCGAAACTGGCTGGGGCGACTACAACTCTTGGTGGGGCAGCGCCTTGTATGTGAATCTGGACCCGGCGCCCTGGTTCGGCATGACCTTACGAGGCGAGTATTTCGGCGACAAAAAGGCCCTCATAGGCTTCAATGGAAACGTTTTTGAAACTACGCTTTCCTCGAATTTCAAGATTGATAACCTCACCATCATCCCGGAATTGCGCCTCGATAACGGCGATGTAGAGTCGGATTTATTTATCAATAAATCGGGCAGCCTCAAGCAAACCACGGTGAGTGCCTTGCTCGCGGCCGTCTACAAGTTCTAG